A window of Brevinematales bacterium genomic DNA:
CTTGGCTACAGCCTCGTTTTCCGTCTTGAACGGGAAACCAGCCTGCTGGGCGGACGCTCCCGCGCATGCCCCGCCAATGAACGCGGTCAGCACTCCGAAAGCGACTCCGGCGATTATCATAATTTTCTTCGAAGCAGACATAAAATCCTCCATCATATAATTTTATATACCTATTAGATAATACTTTTTTATATAGAGATAGATAAATGTCTCTAAAAAATTTAATAAAGTGGAATAAAAAAATCAAGGGATTTCTGTTTTGCATAAAATATGGCGCCGGTATTTGGGCGACCGGCGCCACTCTATGAAAAGATTGGGTGTGTTTTTCGTTTTACATAGTGTTAGACAACTTTCATTCGGAGCGGTTAGAAGAATTGAAAAAATATTTTTTTTATTTTCGATGCGCGGAACATAGCGCGATAGCGATCGCGTCGGCTACATCGTCCGGGGACGGGGTTTCCGCTAGCGAGAGGAGTATCCGTACCGCCTGCTGGATTTGCGCTTTCGACGCGCGCCCGTAACCGCACACGGAGGTCTTGACCTGTAACGGGCTGAATTCGACGATGTCCATTTCATACGCCTTAGCGAGCACCAGTAACGCGCCGCGCACCTCGCTGATCACCATCGCGGTGCGGGTGTTTTTCGCGAATATCAGCGTCTCGAGCCCCATAACCGCGGGGCGGTATTTCTTTATCAGCGTCTCCACGTCCTGATAAACTTGATAGATGCGGTCGTTTTTTGGGATGCCGGTTTCGGTGGAGATGAGCCCGTAGGATAACGGTTTGATTTCGGAGCCTTCGATTTCGAGTACCGCGAACCCCAGACGCTGGAGGCCGGGGTCGATGCCGAGTACCCGCATTTAACGCGGCGCCGTTTCGGGCAGGATACGCCCGATCAACCATTCGGCGATTTCCTTCTTGTCCATCCGGCCGCTTTCGGCGCGGCCGCCTGATCGATCGATCAGCACGACCTCGTTCTGTGCGCTCCCCAACGGGTTGAACGATTCATCAATCCGGTTGAGGACAATATAATCGAGTTTCTTACTCTTCAGTTTTTCGGCGGCGCTTCCCTCGGCTGAGTCTGTTTCGAGCGCGAATCCGACATAGAGCTTTCCACCGAATTCCCCCGCTATAGTTTTCAGCACGTCGGGGTTTTGGGTCAATTCGATATTGATATCTCCGCCGGTCTTTTTTATCTTGGACGCGGATGCTTTAGCCGGACGGTAATCCGCGACTGCCGCCGACATGAAAAGCCCGTCGTATTCGGGCATCTTCCCGCGAACCGCGTCGAGCATTTCAACAGCGGTCTGCGCCGCGATGGACGGCAGGTACGCGGGCGCCGCGATCTGCATATTTCCGTAAACCAGCAGGACGTCCGCACCCCGCCGGTAGAGCGCCTTCGCGATCTCCACCCCCATCCTTCCGCTCGAGAAGTTGGACAGGTAGCGTACCGGGTCGAGCCTCTCGATAGTCCCGCCCGAGGTCACTATATATTTCTTTCCCCGAAGGGGCATCGACGGATCCCGGGTAATCACAGCGGCAATCGTTTCCTCACCCGCCAGCCTCCCCTTCCCGCTATACCCGCACGCGAGATTCCCTGAGTCCGGCTCGATTACCTCGTAGCCGAGCTTCTCCGAAAGCGCGCGAATATTCGCCTGCGTCGCGGGGTTCTCGTACATATGCACATTCATCGAGGGGAACACGATACGCCGGGATGTGACCGCGAGAGCCGTAGAGGTAAGCAGGTTATCGGCGATACCGTTGGCGATCTTCGCGATCGTGTTGCCCGTAGCGGGTACGACCGCGAACACGTCCGCCCAATCGGCGAGTTCGACATGCGCGATAGGCCGCGAAAAGTCGAAATCGTCGACATAGACTTCGTTATGGCAAAGTGTTTTGAATAGTATAGGCTGGATGAACTTGGCGGCCGCGGGGGTCATCATTACCCGGATTTCGTGACCCTCGGATTCGAGCTGACGGATTACGCCGAGCACTTTATATACCGCGATTCCGCCGGTTACCCCGATTAATATTCTCATCGTACCGCCTACGGGTTTTTCTTGATCCAGTGAAGGATGACAAAGTACTCGCCGTCTTTAATCACGATGCTGTATATCTCACCGCGTATATCGATGAAATATCCCATCGTCATCGCGTAGTCCATGATATGCGGGGCATAGAAAAGATTCTGCGAATAGGGATTGTCGGACAGGTCGAGAAACCTGAAGCGTAATCCCTTATTCTTCTCGTCGTAGGAATAGGTCACCACCTTATCGTCGCGCGTAACGCCTAAAAGACTATCCATATTGTCGGCGGAACGGTAGATGGTTTTTTCCATACTGTTCTGAAGGATACTGTATAGGTTCAGGCTGTTATAGACCTCGGTAGGAATATCTACAGGCTGGTCTTTCTTTTTTACCAGATACTGCTGGCTGAAAAGGAGCAGTTTTTCATCGTTCTTCAGGTTGTAAACATCACCGTAAACCACCATGAACGTTTTATCCCCCTCGGTGTGCGTCTGCGAAAGATAATCGGTACGGAACTCGAAACTCATTTCACCCGATGGAAGGAAACGTTTGACGACCCACGACATCTGCTCCTCGTTTTCCTCGCGGATATACACATACAGGTTACCGAACAAGTCGACGTCGACACGGTCGGGATATTCCATCGGCCCGGTGTTAATCCCGCTCACGCCGATACGGTAGATAAACTTCCCGTAGATGGAGAACTTATAGATATAGTACTGCTCGTACACATCCTCCAGCGTAGTATTGGAAACCGATGCGAGAACGAAGATTTCACCGTACTTATTGAGAATCACCTGGAACGGGATATCGAATTCGTAACCGTCCCCTTTATTCGGAATCGTCAGGTTAGTCACGGGGTCGCGGTTCATATTGAAGACGCTGACCCGTTTATTATACTTATCGGCGATATAGACCTTGTTCCGGTAGATTTGCACGCTCGACGGAACGTCTATATAATCGGGTATCATAAACTGCTTTTCATCGGTAAACGCCACTTTCAATTCGGGTAAATTACTCCCGACCTGGTCGGGCTTATCGCCGAGCTGGGCGTAGAACACGGTCTCGTAGGGCATGAAGTTCGGCCCGCCCGCGCATGAAATCATGGAAAGAAATAACCCGGTCAGCATTACCGCCCGGAATAAATAACGCATAAATTCCTCACTATATCCTGTTTTCAAACTCTACGACAATTTGGTTCAATATATCGATACCGCGCTTCAGTTCGTCGTCCTCTACCGTGAACGCGATACGGAAGTTGGTATTCTTCTCGGAGAACACGTTGCCCGGGATAATCAGTACTTTATGACTGATCGCGAGCTCCACGAAGCTGGAAACATCCCCCGATTTCAGCGCGGGGAACATATAGAACGCCCCGCCCGGTTTTACTATATCAAAGGAGTCCTTCAATCCGTCATAGATCAGGTCGCGCTTCTTGCGGTAGGCCTCGCGGAACGGTTCCGTATCGAGATCGAGCGCGGCAAGCGCGGCATACTGGAACGGACTGGGCGCGCAGACGAACGAGTACTGCTGGAGCTTGATCATCTGCCCGATCAGTTCGGGACTGCCGATTGCGAACCCCATGCGCCATCCGGTCATCGCATACGTCTTCGAGAACCCGCCGAGTATCAGGACGTTATCGTAATAGTTCGCGGGGCTGTCGAATTTCCCGTCGTACACAAACCCGTCGTAAATCTCGTCGGAGATAATCAGGATGCCGTTCTCCTTCGCGACTTTCACGGCGGCGTCTATATCGTCTTTCGTATAAACATACCCCGTCGGATTGCTGGGGCTATTCAGTATAATCGCTTTGGTTCTGGGTGAGACCGCCGCCTTGAGCTTGGCGTAGTCGATCCTGAAATCGGGGTACGTATCCACTATGACGGTCTTACCGTCGATCAGGTGCGTCAGGTGCTTGTACATCACGAAGTACGGGTCGAACACGATAATCTCGTCGCCGGGATTGATGATCGACAGCAGCGCGAGCATCAGCCCGCCGGATACGCCGGATGTGATAATCACCTGGCTCAGGTCGAACTTTTTATGATAGGTAACGGACGCGTCGTGAATAATCCGTTCCCGAAGTTCGGTAATACCCTGCGTGAGGGTGTAACGGTTGAACCCGTCGCGGATCGCCTTTATCGCGGCTTCCTTAACCGCATCCGGTACGTCGAAATCGGGCTGGCCGATGCTGAAATTGATCGGGTTCTCGATTTTCGCCGCCAATTCGAACACTTTCCGTATACCGGAAGAATCAACTCTTTTAGACCTTTCGGAAATCATGCTTCCCTCCGATTGTGAGACATCAGGGCGGTTCTAACCTGTTCCTACCTATTAATACTCAATTTACTATTTTCCGGTATCGTTCGCCCAATAGCCGCTTCACTCTTCCCGCATTGGCGGGCATATAAAAAGAAGCGACTATAAGATTTTAGAACATTTTTAGGTTTTTATCAACTTACGGATTATCTAATCGACATGTTTTATCTGCCGTAAAAAGGATTTTCAGGCGCCCGCGCTTAGCGGAAGCGAAAGCGCCTGAAAACGTCGAGGGGAAAAAATACCTTAACCGAGCTTTTCTCTTCTGTTCCTGATGAACGTAGGCGTTTCGAGATTGGTCTCGAACACCTTCTCCGGCTTGGACGCGAAATCTTTCTGCTGATTGGTATACAGCAGGCGGAACCGCTGACTCTGTTTGTTCTGGTAATGCGACGCGACATCGATGACCTTTCTGTCGTCGAAAATATCGTCGTCATTCAACGGCTCGTCTATCATCTCTTCCTCGTAGTCCTTAGAGAAGTCGGTAGCGACTACGATGACCTTTACTTTATCCTTGAGGTTTTCGTCGATATCCACACCCATAATAATATCCGCGTTGGGACGGCAGTAGCTCGCGATCGTCTTCGAGGCCTCGTCGTATTCTTCCATCGGGAAGTCCTGCCCGCCGATAAACACCACCAGCATCGCGCCGGCGTTCTTGAACGAGTTGTTCTCGATCAGCGGATTCTCCATCGCCATCTTGACGGCTTCGACCGCGCGGTTCTCGCCGTGCGCCATACCGATTCCCATAATCGCCTCGCCCTTGTTCGACAGGACGGTCTTCACATCCGCGAAGTCGACGTTGATGAGTCCCACGTCGGAAATGATATCGGAGATACCCTGCACCGATTGCTTGAGTACTTCGTCGATTTTGCGGAACGCGTCCTTGATCGGGGTCTTGCGGTCGATAATCTTGAGTATCCTCGAATTGGTGATAATCAGCATCGTATCGACATTTTCCTTGAGGCGTTCGATACCCTGCCGCGCCACACTGTGCCGCTTGGGGCCTTCGTACTCGAACGGGATAGTGATCACTGCGACCGTCAGCGCGCCCAATTCCTTCGCGACCTTCGCGAAGATCGGCGACGCTCCTGTGCCGGTACCGCCGCCCATCCCTGCGGTGATAAACACCATGTCCGCGCCCTCGAGATGCTGCTTAATCAGCTCGATATCCTCCTGCGCGGCCTTCTCGCCCACTTCGGGCCTTGCGCCCGCGCCCAGTCCGCGCGTAGAACGCATACCGATCTGGAGCTTCACAGGCGCGAGCGACTGCTGCAGCACCTGCTTATCGGTGTTCACGGCGATGAAGTCGACGTTACGGATACCTTCCTCGATCATCCGGTTCACCGCGTTGCATCCCGCTCCCCCGATTCCCACTACCTTAATCGTGGTAACTTTTCCGTCCTCTGCGAACTCCGCTTCGTTCTCAAGCGACGGCTGTTCATACTGATTCCGATACATCTCTTTTCCCCTCCTCGAGTAAAGTCGCATTCTGATCCGGCTCTCCCTTCCTTCAATCTATCGACTGTAACCTGAACTTTAACAATACTATTCGCGTGTGATTTAAGAAACAATCCATCACAGACTGCTTAGTCGCTTCGCGTCTCGCGGTGACGAATATCCTAATATCCGGCCGCCCCTATCCCTCGGCTTCGCTTAGAATGACGAAAGCCCCTTCTTATCCGCCGGTCTCATTCGCCTAGAAGAACTCGTCCAGCCACTTCCGTATCCGGGAGATAACCGACTCCCGGTTCTTCTCCTCGTCCTTGGTGTTCGTCGGGCCGAGCTTCGGCAGGTTGTCCTGCGCGTAAAGGGTGAGTCCCACGGCGGTCGAGAAGATGGGGCTGTCCACGATGTCGTGGAGTCCCTTGATCCCGAGCGGCGCGCCTACGCGCACCGGGAGGCCGAATACTTCGCTCGCGAGGTCGCCGATATACGGGGTCAGCGATACCCCGCCGGTCAGGACAATGCCCGCGCCGAGGGTGTTCTTCTTGCCGCTCTTCTCCAGTTCGTTATTCACGAGCGCGAGAATCTCCTCGATACGCGGCTGCATATATTCGACCAGTATCCGGCGCTGTTCCATATGCGGGGGACGCCCGCCGATACCGGGTACTTCGATCTGTTCTTCTTCTTTGATAAAGTCCGCGACTGCCGCGCCGTATTTCAGCTTGATTTCTTCGGCGGCGGCGTTGGGGGTCTTCAGTCCTATGGAGATGTCGGTCGTGATATGATTCCCGCCGATCGCGAGAACCCCGGTATGCCGGAGGGAGCCCTGCTCGAACACGATGAAATCGGTAGTCCCGCCGCCGATATCGACCAGCGCCACTCCCATCTCGCGTTCCTCCTCGGTCAGCACGGCCTGCGCCGAGGCTAGAGGTTCGAGAACTATTTCGTCGGCGTCGTATCCCGCCTTATTCACGCTCTTAATCAGGTTGTTGATGGACGTACCCGCGGCGGTGATGATATGCACGATCGCCTCGAGACGCATGCCGGACATCCCAACCGGGTCTTTCACCCCGTCCTGGTCGTCTACGATAAACTCCTGCGGGAGGATATGGATGACGTCGCGGTCGATCGGTATCACAATAGCCGCGGCCGCGTCGATAACCCTCCGTACATCGGACTCGGTGATCTCTTTCCGTTTATCGATAATGGCGATCACGCCCTTGCTGTTAATTCCCTCGATATGTCCGCCGGAAATCCCGATATAAACCCCACTGATTTCCACGCCGGCCTGGATTTCCGACATCTCGATAGCGGCGGCGATAGACGCGGCGGATTCGTCGATATTGATGACGACTCCCTTCCGCAGGCCTTTCGACGGCACCACGCCGACGCCAAGTATCTCGAGTTCATTGGACTCGGTTATCATCGCGATTACCGCGCAAACCTTGGTGGTGCCGATGTCTAACCCGGTCACTATCCTTGAACCCAAATTCTCCTCCCGTGCGCGGGGTTTACTGGAAACCTATCGCGCTGGCTTTATCAATATCTACATACTTAATGGTCAGTTTATCCTTCTTTATCTTGTCGCCCGTCAGTACGAGCCGCTTGAGGTATTCGTTATCCGGGACTTTCAGCCCGATATAGAACAGGGTGGACAACCCCTTTAAAATAAAATACACCCCTTCTTTCTTTTTTATGTATATCCGCGAAATCTCATCCTTCCGGTCGAACCCCTCGATATTCCGCAGGGTCGCGATCACAAACTCGTCCCCGATCGCCGTATCCTTGATGGTCAGGAGCGGAAAATCGAG
This region includes:
- the ruvC gene encoding crossover junction endodeoxyribonuclease RuvC; translation: MRVLGIDPGLQRLGFAVLEIEGSEIKPLSYGLISTETGIPKNDRIYQVYQDVETLIKKYRPAVMGLETLIFAKNTRTAMVISEVRGALLVLAKAYEMDIVEFSPLQVKTSVCGYGRASKAQIQQAVRILLSLAETPSPDDVADAIAIALCSAHRK
- the coaBC gene encoding bifunctional phosphopantothenoylcysteine decarboxylase/phosphopantothenate--cysteine ligase CoaBC, giving the protein MRILIGVTGGIAVYKVLGVIRQLESEGHEIRVMMTPAAAKFIQPILFKTLCHNEVYVDDFDFSRPIAHVELADWADVFAVVPATGNTIAKIANGIADNLLTSTALAVTSRRIVFPSMNVHMYENPATQANIRALSEKLGYEVIEPDSGNLACGYSGKGRLAGEETIAAVITRDPSMPLRGKKYIVTSGGTIERLDPVRYLSNFSSGRMGVEIAKALYRRGADVLLVYGNMQIAAPAYLPSIAAQTAVEMLDAVRGKMPEYDGLFMSAAVADYRPAKASASKIKKTGGDINIELTQNPDVLKTIAGEFGGKLYVGFALETDSAEGSAAEKLKSKKLDYIVLNRIDESFNPLGSAQNEVVLIDRSGGRAESGRMDKKEIAEWLIGRILPETAPR
- a CDS encoding aminotransferase class I/II-fold pyridoxal phosphate-dependent enzyme, translated to MISERSKRVDSSGIRKVFELAAKIENPINFSIGQPDFDVPDAVKEAAIKAIRDGFNRYTLTQGITELRERIIHDASVTYHKKFDLSQVIITSGVSGGLMLALLSIINPGDEIIVFDPYFVMYKHLTHLIDGKTVIVDTYPDFRIDYAKLKAAVSPRTKAIILNSPSNPTGYVYTKDDIDAAVKVAKENGILIISDEIYDGFVYDGKFDSPANYYDNVLILGGFSKTYAMTGWRMGFAIGSPELIGQMIKLQQYSFVCAPSPFQYAALAALDLDTEPFREAYRKKRDLIYDGLKDSFDIVKPGGAFYMFPALKSGDVSSFVELAISHKVLIIPGNVFSEKNTNFRIAFTVEDDELKRGIDILNQIVVEFENRI
- the ftsZ gene encoding cell division protein FtsZ, which encodes MYRNQYEQPSLENEAEFAEDGKVTTIKVVGIGGAGCNAVNRMIEEGIRNVDFIAVNTDKQVLQQSLAPVKLQIGMRSTRGLGAGARPEVGEKAAQEDIELIKQHLEGADMVFITAGMGGGTGTGASPIFAKVAKELGALTVAVITIPFEYEGPKRHSVARQGIERLKENVDTMLIITNSRILKIIDRKTPIKDAFRKIDEVLKQSVQGISDIISDVGLINVDFADVKTVLSNKGEAIMGIGMAHGENRAVEAVKMAMENPLIENNSFKNAGAMLVVFIGGQDFPMEEYDEASKTIASYCRPNADIIMGVDIDENLKDKVKVIVVATDFSKDYEEEMIDEPLNDDDIFDDRKVIDVASHYQNKQSQRFRLLYTNQQKDFASKPEKVFETNLETPTFIRNRREKLG
- the ftsA gene encoding cell division protein FtsA — translated: MGSRIVTGLDIGTTKVCAVIAMITESNELEILGVGVVPSKGLRKGVVINIDESAASIAAAIEMSEIQAGVEISGVYIGISGGHIEGINSKGVIAIIDKRKEITESDVRRVIDAAAAIVIPIDRDVIHILPQEFIVDDQDGVKDPVGMSGMRLEAIVHIITAAGTSINNLIKSVNKAGYDADEIVLEPLASAQAVLTEEEREMGVALVDIGGGTTDFIVFEQGSLRHTGVLAIGGNHITTDISIGLKTPNAAAEEIKLKYGAAVADFIKEEEQIEVPGIGGRPPHMEQRRILVEYMQPRIEEILALVNNELEKSGKKNTLGAGIVLTGGVSLTPYIGDLASEVFGLPVRVGAPLGIKGLHDIVDSPIFSTAVGLTLYAQDNLPKLGPTNTKDEEKNRESVISRIRKWLDEFF